A window from Listeria seeligeri serovar 1/2b str. SLCC3954 encodes these proteins:
- the rnhC gene encoding ribonuclease HIII: MANTVILVNQATMEKMKQTYLPFSSAKLPPGAVFAAKKPGVSITGYKSLKVMFQGVNGEAEAKKWVATLPTTTSKTPSASKGVLPANFASKNVLGSDEVGTGDFFGPITVCAAYVEETIMPLLKELGVKDSKAMKDPEICRIAEKIMPVVPHSVLLCPNPKYNEMQSRGMNQGQMKALLHNRALENVLKKIAPTKPEAILIDQFAEKNTYYRYLAKEPTIIRENVFFATKAEGLHLSVAAASIIARYKFVQAFEEMSREVGILLPKGAGPHVDTVAAEIIERFGMETLAKYTKKHFANTEKALKIAKK, from the coding sequence ATCGCAAATACAGTTATCTTAGTTAACCAAGCAACAATGGAAAAAATGAAACAGACTTATCTCCCCTTTTCAAGTGCTAAACTTCCACCGGGTGCCGTTTTTGCAGCTAAAAAGCCTGGTGTTTCGATTACTGGATATAAATCATTAAAAGTGATGTTTCAAGGTGTAAATGGAGAAGCTGAAGCAAAAAAATGGGTCGCGACTCTTCCAACAACTACAAGTAAAACTCCAAGCGCTTCAAAAGGTGTACTTCCCGCTAACTTTGCTAGTAAAAATGTGCTTGGTTCTGACGAAGTTGGTACTGGAGATTTTTTTGGACCAATCACCGTTTGCGCCGCTTATGTTGAAGAAACAATAATGCCACTTTTAAAAGAACTCGGTGTGAAAGATTCAAAAGCGATGAAAGATCCTGAAATTTGTCGCATTGCCGAGAAGATTATGCCAGTTGTTCCGCATAGTGTCCTACTTTGCCCAAATCCGAAATATAATGAAATGCAAAGTCGTGGTATGAACCAAGGCCAAATGAAAGCTCTATTACATAACCGCGCACTTGAAAATGTCTTAAAAAAAATCGCTCCTACGAAACCTGAGGCAATTTTAATTGATCAATTTGCGGAAAAAAATACCTACTATCGTTATTTAGCAAAAGAACCAACCATCATCCGTGAAAATGTTTTCTTCGCCACCAAAGCAGAAGGATTGCATCTTTCTGTAGCAGCAGCTTCCATTATTGCTCGTTATAAATTTGTGCAAGCTTTTGAGGAGATGTCTCGTGAAGTAGGGATTCTACTACCAAAAGGAGCTGGGCCTCATGTCGATACAGTTGCAGCAGAAATTATCGAACGTTTCGGAATGGAGACGCTAGCCAAATACACGAAAAAGCATTTTGCTAATACCGAAAAAGCTTTAAAGATTGCTAAAAAATAA
- the polX gene encoding DNA polymerase/3'-5' exonuclease PolX: MVKNKKEIIHLLEEIAIYMELKGENSFKISAFRKAAQAIELDSRSLSEIDDFTKISGIGKTTGEIIQHFLATGECPELVELKKEVPAGLVPLLDVPGLGGKKLSRLYHELGVTDKATLLEQAENGQIEALKGFGKKSAEKMAEAVREMGERPDRYPLNDVLPVIEKVEEYLAGIKEIDTFLQAGSLRRLRETVKDLDYVIATEKPEKVQKALLEFPLITDVTGAGDTKVSAVLEDNITISVDFRLVEKKAFATTIHHFTGSKDHNIKMRQLAKQSNEKISEYGVEQADGTMRHFETEEAFFEHFNIPFLPPEVRRDGSEIERVKKDTKFLELDDIRGDLHMHTTWSDGAYAIPEMIEACIAKGYEYMVITDHGKFLRVANGLDEKRLLEQQAEIKKVAANYPEIDVYSGVEMDILPDGSLDFEDETLEQLDFVIASIHSSFGQSEKEIMKRLKVACENPHVRLIAHPTGRIIVKRKPYHVNMKELIELAKNTGTALELNANPQRLDLNREHLELAQIAGVPVAINTDAHDTQHLDFMSLGVRAAKKAWLDKSTVLNTKSAAEFKQFLQNK; this comes from the coding sequence ATGGTTAAAAATAAAAAAGAAATTATACATTTGCTAGAAGAAATTGCTATTTACATGGAATTAAAAGGAGAAAATAGCTTTAAAATATCGGCGTTCCGAAAAGCTGCCCAAGCAATTGAGCTCGATAGTCGGAGTTTGTCTGAAATAGATGATTTTACAAAAATTAGTGGAATTGGAAAAACAACTGGAGAAATTATCCAACATTTTTTAGCAACTGGAGAATGCCCAGAACTTGTCGAATTAAAAAAAGAAGTGCCTGCTGGGTTAGTCCCATTACTTGATGTTCCAGGTCTTGGTGGTAAAAAATTATCTCGTCTCTATCACGAACTAGGAGTAACTGATAAAGCCACTTTACTAGAACAAGCAGAAAATGGCCAAATTGAAGCTTTAAAAGGATTTGGCAAAAAATCAGCAGAGAAAATGGCAGAAGCAGTGCGCGAAATGGGTGAACGACCAGATAGATACCCACTAAATGATGTTCTACCAGTAATCGAGAAAGTAGAAGAATATTTAGCTGGAATCAAAGAAATTGATACTTTTCTTCAAGCAGGAAGTCTCAGAAGATTACGAGAAACAGTGAAGGATTTAGATTATGTTATTGCGACAGAAAAACCAGAAAAAGTTCAAAAAGCTTTACTTGAATTCCCGTTGATTACAGATGTTACTGGTGCTGGTGATACGAAAGTTTCTGCAGTTTTAGAAGATAATATTACCATTTCAGTGGATTTTCGCTTAGTAGAAAAGAAAGCTTTTGCCACAACGATACATCATTTTACCGGGTCAAAAGATCATAATATCAAAATGCGCCAACTGGCAAAACAATCCAATGAAAAAATTAGTGAATATGGAGTGGAGCAAGCAGATGGAACGATGCGCCATTTTGAAACAGAAGAAGCATTTTTTGAGCATTTTAATATTCCGTTTTTACCGCCAGAAGTTCGTCGAGATGGTTCAGAAATCGAACGCGTCAAAAAAGACACTAAGTTTCTTGAATTAGATGATATTCGTGGGGACTTGCATATGCATACAACTTGGTCTGATGGAGCATATGCGATTCCAGAAATGATTGAAGCTTGTATTGCAAAAGGTTACGAATATATGGTTATTACTGATCACGGTAAATTTTTACGTGTCGCCAATGGATTAGATGAAAAAAGATTGCTTGAACAACAAGCTGAAATCAAAAAAGTCGCTGCTAATTATCCGGAAATTGATGTCTATTCTGGGGTTGAAATGGATATTTTACCAGATGGCTCGCTTGATTTTGAAGACGAAACACTAGAGCAACTTGACTTTGTTATTGCGTCGATTCACTCCAGTTTTGGGCAATCAGAAAAAGAAATTATGAAACGCTTAAAAGTAGCATGTGAAAATCCGCATGTAAGATTGATTGCGCACCCAACTGGAAGAATTATCGTGAAAAGAAAGCCATATCATGTTAATATGAAAGAACTAATTGAACTAGCAAAAAATACTGGAACGGCACTAGAACTTAATGCGAATCCACAAAGACTAGATTTAAACCGAGAACATTTAGAACTAGCGCAAATAGCAGGTGTACCAGTAGCTATAAACACAGATGCACATGATACGCAACATTTAGATTTCATGTCACTTGGCGTTCGTGCAGCAAA
- the zapA gene encoding cell division protein ZapA: MANERNKVVTTIYGREYTIVGVETADHLRKVAREVDEKMHEIGSQNHALDSGRLAVLTAVNATHDYLKLEQKFRELEEELARIKGRD; the protein is encoded by the coding sequence GTGGCAAATGAGAGAAATAAAGTAGTGACAACGATTTACGGCAGAGAATATACCATTGTTGGAGTAGAAACAGCAGATCACTTACGAAAAGTAGCTCGCGAGGTCGATGAAAAAATGCACGAAATCGGCTCCCAAAACCATGCGCTCGATAGTGGGAGACTCGCTGTCCTAACCGCAGTGAATGCAACCCACGATTATTTAAAACTAGAACAAAAATTTAGAGAGTTGGAAGAAGAACTAGCTCGTATTAAAGGAAGAGATTAA
- a CDS encoding CvpA family protein: MILNAIILIILVCSFFAGFRAGLIKQLILLVGYILAFFVSYTYYEDLAPHLTFIPYPNVDSTSGLSTILQELRTETAYYNVLAFVIIFIVAIIIVHMLASLAGGLTKIPILRQINGLLAAVIGVINAYLFIFVALFIMAVYPATWTENVLHGSSIAQWILENTPILSMQFYDWMTDILPK, translated from the coding sequence ATGATTTTAAATGCGATTATTTTAATTATACTTGTTTGTAGCTTTTTTGCAGGATTCCGAGCAGGGCTAATCAAACAACTTATTTTACTAGTAGGATACATTTTGGCATTTTTTGTTTCGTATACGTACTACGAAGATTTAGCGCCACACCTTACTTTTATCCCGTATCCAAATGTGGATAGTACTAGTGGATTATCAACTATTTTACAAGAACTTAGAACGGAAACGGCGTATTATAATGTTTTAGCTTTCGTGATTATTTTTATAGTTGCGATCATCATTGTCCATATGTTAGCTTCCCTTGCTGGCGGACTTACAAAAATTCCGATTTTACGACAAATCAATGGTTTACTTGCAGCAGTTATTGGCGTAATTAACGCGTACTTATTTATTTTTGTTGCTTTGTTTATCATGGCTGTTTATCCAGCGACTTGGACGGAAAACGTGTTACATGGTTCGAGTATCGCTCAGTGGATACTTGAAAACACACCAATATTATCCATGCAATTCTATGATTGGATGACAGACATTTTGCCAAAATAA
- a CDS encoding uracil-DNA glycosylase → MIALENDWDELLKNEFKQPYYLKLRQFLKNEYQTKTVFPDMYDIFNSLKHTSYQDVKVVILGQDPYHGRDQAHGFSFSVQKGVQIPPSLQNIYLELKNDLNCDIPNNGYLIPWADQGVLLLNTVLTVRAGQANSHRGQGWEILTNRIIELINQKEEPVVFLLWGSNAKEKMQLLTNPLHQVFTSVHPSPLSASRGFMGCKHFSKTNIFLENNGVKPIDWQIPSI, encoded by the coding sequence ATGATAGCACTCGAAAATGACTGGGATGAGTTATTAAAAAATGAATTTAAACAACCTTATTATTTAAAACTACGCCAATTCCTCAAAAATGAATACCAAACAAAAACCGTTTTTCCGGATATGTATGATATTTTCAATTCGTTAAAACACACGTCATACCAAGATGTGAAGGTCGTAATTTTAGGTCAAGATCCATACCATGGAAGAGACCAAGCACACGGTTTTTCTTTTTCTGTTCAAAAAGGCGTACAAATCCCACCATCACTACAAAATATTTATTTAGAATTAAAGAACGATTTGAATTGTGATATTCCAAACAATGGTTATCTTATTCCCTGGGCAGATCAAGGTGTGCTGCTCCTTAACACCGTATTAACTGTTCGGGCAGGTCAAGCAAATTCTCACCGCGGACAAGGCTGGGAAATATTGACGAATCGGATTATTGAACTTATTAATCAAAAAGAAGAACCTGTCGTATTTTTACTTTGGGGAAGTAATGCAAAAGAAAAGATGCAACTGCTGACGAATCCGCTTCATCAAGTCTTCACGTCCGTTCATCCGAGTCCGCTTTCTGCTTCGCGAGGTTTTATGGGCTGTAAACACTTCTCCAAAACAAATATTTTTCTGGAAAATAATGGCGTTAAACCAATTGATTGGCAAATTCCTTCTATATAA
- a CDS encoding MMPL family transporter, with translation MKWILKLRWAILVFWLAAAVVLMLIAPPMADLVREKGELKLPDGYPSTMATEMQKKHNPDDKGSAYIAVYTADHKLTKTDLNNIEKSLDSIDADKDKLHVTNVLSSFNQPELKEKFLSKDGKTMVATLTVDDSNASVKSIRNNLDKKMDIKGIDSYLTGNKLIQEDVIQGSEDGLHKTEGITVVFILVVLLLVFRSAVAPFIPLITVGISYLVAQSTVAFLIDLFNFPVSTYTQIFMVCIMFGIGTDYCILLMSRFKEEMGAGLNPQEAVHATYRTAGKTVIYSGVAVLVAFTSLYFVQFDLYRSAVAVGVGIIVLLASLYTLVPFFMSTLGTHLFWPLNKNISHKENKVWGAAGKFTFARPWIALLIVAAITLPPILLHTGTESFNSLDEISDKYPSKKGFEIVSDSFGAGQVAPTQIFIENDDNMRTTEYIAQIEKISDDLSHLKGVDMVMSASRPAGKRVDDIYINNQAGQVNDGVDQATDGVGQVKEGLDSASSELKKSEPALDQAVQGVSDLQKGTVATQEGITQLQSALTQIQTGIESGANGAGDLKQGVTEARTQLATLQDGEAQIQAGYVEIQKNLQNVADQLKSFENPNSQAIDTSKLEAQFKKIGDSFQTFAAAHPEVGNDPKFQQLAADIQGLQTAGTELKTAAGKQMAQLQTKMTELNQGIQQLATAMNQLNEQSKQISTGLSAFNSGLGQIETGLDQLEQGLNQAADGQSQVVSKMPEISDALSQIAAGQGALKDGFSGISGQMGELTDGLTTGADGLGKVQTGLNTANGLINDWSKVPYASSGIYVPEELLQNKDFQKVLDQYISEDGKLATINVVLTKNPYSNEAMDSIDDINDQLAASMKGTKLENAKIGIGGMTSANYDTRDMSTADYHLVLIIVLASVFVTLVIVLRSLVMPIYLIASLVLTYFAALGFAEIIFMRILGYSGLTWATPFFGFVVLVALGIDYSIFLMSRFNEYNGLPVRERMIKAMKNMGGVIFSAVIILGGTFAAMMPAGVLSLLEIATVVLIGLILYAVVILPLFVPVMVKLFGRGNWWPFITRKGDHQENVPPKK, from the coding sequence ATGAAATGGATTTTAAAACTACGCTGGGCTATTTTGGTGTTTTGGCTTGCAGCGGCCGTCGTATTAATGCTTATTGCGCCGCCCATGGCAGATCTTGTGCGCGAAAAAGGAGAACTTAAACTACCTGATGGATACCCGTCGACAATGGCAACAGAAATGCAAAAGAAACATAATCCAGATGACAAAGGCTCCGCATATATTGCTGTTTACACTGCGGATCACAAATTAACTAAAACGGATTTAAATAATATTGAAAAATCACTGGATTCGATTGATGCTGATAAAGACAAACTGCATGTAACGAATGTACTTTCTAGTTTCAATCAACCAGAGTTAAAAGAAAAGTTCCTTTCTAAAGATGGGAAAACAATGGTAGCGACTTTAACAGTTGATGATTCTAATGCCTCTGTTAAAAGTATTCGTAACAATCTAGATAAAAAAATGGATATCAAAGGCATTGATAGCTATTTAACTGGAAATAAATTAATTCAAGAAGATGTAATTCAAGGTTCCGAAGATGGTTTACATAAAACAGAAGGGATTACCGTCGTATTTATTTTAGTTGTACTTCTTTTGGTATTCCGCTCTGCTGTGGCGCCGTTTATTCCGCTTATAACTGTGGGGATAAGTTATCTCGTTGCTCAAAGCACTGTAGCCTTTTTAATTGATCTCTTTAATTTCCCAGTTTCCACATACACCCAGATATTTATGGTCTGTATTATGTTTGGGATTGGGACCGATTATTGTATTCTCTTAATGAGCAGGTTTAAAGAAGAAATGGGTGCTGGGCTGAATCCTCAAGAAGCAGTTCATGCCACTTATCGCACAGCCGGAAAAACAGTTATTTATAGTGGCGTAGCAGTTTTAGTCGCATTTACATCACTTTATTTTGTCCAATTTGACTTATACCGTTCTGCAGTAGCAGTTGGTGTCGGTATCATCGTGTTACTAGCTTCACTCTATACACTTGTGCCGTTTTTCATGAGTACGCTTGGCACGCATCTATTCTGGCCATTAAATAAAAATATTAGTCATAAAGAAAATAAAGTGTGGGGAGCAGCTGGGAAATTCACTTTTGCTAGACCGTGGATTGCGCTGTTAATCGTTGCAGCCATCACTCTTCCGCCAATCTTACTCCATACTGGAACAGAGTCATTTAACTCGCTAGACGAAATTAGTGATAAATATCCATCCAAAAAAGGATTTGAAATTGTTTCAGATAGTTTTGGCGCAGGTCAAGTGGCACCAACGCAAATCTTTATCGAAAATGATGATAATATGCGCACAACTGAATACATTGCTCAAATCGAAAAAATTTCTGATGACCTTTCGCATTTAAAAGGTGTGGATATGGTCATGAGTGCTTCACGACCTGCCGGAAAACGTGTGGATGATATTTATATTAATAACCAAGCAGGCCAAGTAAATGATGGCGTCGATCAAGCCACAGATGGCGTTGGTCAAGTGAAAGAGGGACTTGACTCTGCTAGTTCCGAACTGAAAAAATCAGAACCAGCACTTGATCAAGCAGTCCAAGGCGTTAGTGATTTACAAAAAGGAACAGTCGCGACTCAAGAAGGAATCACGCAACTCCAAAGTGCACTTACACAAATTCAAACCGGAATTGAAAGTGGCGCAAATGGAGCAGGTGATTTAAAACAAGGTGTAACGGAAGCAAGAACACAACTAGCTACTTTACAAGATGGAGAAGCACAAATTCAAGCTGGTTATGTGGAAATCCAGAAAAATCTTCAAAATGTAGCAGATCAGCTGAAAAGTTTTGAAAATCCAAATTCCCAAGCCATCGACACATCTAAATTAGAAGCGCAGTTTAAAAAAATTGGCGATTCTTTCCAAACTTTTGCAGCAGCACATCCAGAAGTAGGAAATGATCCGAAGTTCCAACAACTGGCCGCTGATATACAAGGGCTACAAACTGCAGGAACCGAACTTAAAACTGCTGCCGGGAAACAAATGGCACAACTGCAAACAAAAATGACAGAACTAAATCAAGGTATCCAACAACTGGCTACTGCAATGAATCAATTAAATGAACAATCGAAACAAATTTCAACCGGACTTAGCGCATTTAATTCCGGACTTGGCCAAATCGAAACAGGACTTGATCAATTAGAACAAGGCCTAAATCAAGCTGCTGACGGTCAAAGCCAAGTTGTTTCTAAAATGCCAGAAATATCGGATGCATTATCCCAAATCGCAGCAGGGCAAGGCGCATTAAAAGACGGATTTTCCGGAATTAGTGGTCAAATGGGTGAGCTTACAGACGGCTTAACCACTGGTGCAGACGGCTTAGGAAAAGTACAAACTGGCCTAAACACAGCAAACGGTCTTATAAATGACTGGTCCAAAGTTCCATATGCAAGTTCTGGAATTTATGTTCCGGAAGAATTGCTTCAAAATAAAGACTTCCAAAAAGTATTAGATCAATATATTTCTGAAGATGGAAAACTTGCAACAATTAATGTTGTATTGACTAAAAATCCATATTCCAATGAAGCGATGGATTCGATTGATGATATCAACGATCAATTAGCAGCCAGCATGAAAGGTACCAAACTTGAAAATGCGAAAATCGGAATTGGTGGCATGACAAGTGCTAACTATGATACACGTGATATGTCGACAGCTGACTATCATTTAGTACTCATTATCGTATTAGCGAGCGTCTTTGTAACACTGGTCATTGTGTTACGTTCACTAGTGATGCCAATTTACTTAATCGCCTCACTGGTACTAACTTACTTTGCGGCACTTGGTTTTGCAGAAATCATTTTCATGCGAATTCTTGGATATAGCGGTTTAACTTGGGCGACCCCATTCTTTGGATTCGTTGTACTCGTCGCACTCGGAATAGATTATTCCATCTTCCTAATGTCACGATTTAACGAATATAATGGACTTCCAGTGCGTGAACGGATGATTAAAGCAATGAAAAATATGGGTGGAGTTATCTTCTCAGCGGTAATCATTCTCGGTGGAACATTCGCCGCAATGATGCCAGCAGGAGTACTTTCCTTATTAGAAATTGCGACGGTAGTTCTTATCGGCCTAATCCTTTACGCTGTCGTCATCCTGCCACTCTTTGTTCCAGTAATGGTAAAATTATTCGGTCGCGGTAACTGGTGGCCATTCATTACTAGAAAAGGAGACCATCAAGAAAACGTACCACCGAAAAAATAA
- a CDS encoding MarR family winged helix-turn-helix transcriptional regulator, with translation MEKQKVKQLIHSYQQTYIFALTQIHQAISELSTSTADISIEQFFVLREIAENDGIGASDLALCLLANKSAVTPKLKKLEEKGYIKREKNPTDKRAIILTITKKGNEVYQECEQKLENLVNDWLEILGEKDSEQFLNLYEKITKSVIQTRR, from the coding sequence TTGGAAAAACAAAAAGTAAAACAACTGATTCATAGCTACCAACAAACTTACATATTTGCTTTAACTCAAATCCATCAAGCTATATCAGAACTTTCCACAAGTACCGCTGATATTTCCATTGAGCAGTTTTTTGTTTTACGGGAAATTGCAGAGAACGACGGGATTGGTGCGAGCGATTTAGCTTTATGCTTACTAGCAAATAAAAGCGCCGTCACACCAAAACTCAAAAAATTGGAAGAAAAAGGTTATATTAAGCGGGAAAAAAATCCCACTGATAAAAGAGCAATTATTTTAACTATCACGAAGAAAGGAAATGAGGTTTATCAAGAATGTGAACAAAAACTTGAAAACCTTGTAAATGATTGGCTAGAAATTTTAGGGGAAAAAGACAGCGAACAATTTTTAAATTTGTATGAAAAAATCACCAAGTCAGTCATTCAAACTAGAAGATAA